The following are encoded in a window of Massilia sp. R2A-15 genomic DNA:
- a CDS encoding pitrilysin family protein has translation MTTFIRAGIIAASLAMLPLAYAAAPAAGKVDIAIPDVPYTKFVLKNGLTLLVHEDHKAPIVAVNTWYHVGSKNEKVGKTGFAHLFEHLMFSGSENFNKTYITAMERIGATNLNGTTNQDRTNYFENVPTSMLDYALFAESDRMGHLLGVLDQKKLDLQRGVVQNEKRQGENQPYGVAYQLLTENTYPAGHPYSWTVIGSMKDLDAASMTDVQEWFKTNYGPNNTTIVLAGDITPEAARQKVEKYFGDIPAGPPLAKHEAWIAKRTGTHRTIVQDRVPQARLYRVWNVPGAHTATEPLLDLAAHILGGGKTSRFYKRLVYKDQLATAAIAEDDSSEIAGQFSLTLTARPGVDLHKLEVAADEELRSLMKTGPTAAELELAKTASLARYTRIVERIGGFGGKSDLLASCQTYTGNPDCYKDYLKAIKAATPAQIKQAMNEWLSDGDFLLEVQPFPTTLATTAKLDRSKEPAMGKPESLNLPPMQKATLSNGLQVVLAERHTAPVVNFNMMIDSGYASDSAELPGVASLSMRMLGEGTPTRSSLKIGEEFEALAANFSSTSNLDGAAVRMDVLKATMPKALDVYADIILHPAFAQNEIDRLKKDQLAAIQREKVNPNAMALRVIPGLLYGKGHAYSLPMTGTGTEAAVAKIKRDDLVAYHHTWFKPNNATLLVVGDTTMAELTPLLEKAFAGWKAGDVPKKNVVEVQQPAKTVVYLMDRPGALQSVIYGVQLAPPRNSPDAVQLGVVNNIFGGSFSSRINMNLREDKHWSYGVRSQLPPAVGQRLFVSSSPVQTDKTREALHELVSEYGYIAGAKPITAAELLDAQTNETLGLPGSFESASQLSNAYSTILQYKLPENYYNNFTGTVMAMTPEQANALAAKSFMPGKLVWVVVGDMSKVEPGIRELKLGEVHKIDADGNEIR, from the coding sequence ATGACCACGTTTATCCGCGCCGGCATTATTGCGGCGTCCCTCGCCATGTTGCCGCTGGCTTACGCCGCGGCGCCGGCTGCCGGCAAGGTCGACATCGCGATCCCCGACGTTCCCTACACCAAGTTTGTGCTGAAGAACGGCCTGACCCTGCTGGTGCATGAGGACCACAAGGCGCCGATCGTCGCCGTCAATACCTGGTATCACGTCGGCTCGAAAAACGAGAAGGTCGGCAAGACCGGCTTCGCCCACCTGTTCGAACACCTGATGTTCAGCGGCAGCGAGAACTTCAACAAGACCTATATCACCGCGATGGAGCGCATCGGCGCGACCAACCTGAACGGCACCACCAACCAGGACCGCACCAATTACTTCGAAAACGTGCCGACCTCGATGCTGGACTACGCGCTGTTCGCCGAGAGCGACCGCATGGGCCACCTGCTCGGCGTGCTCGACCAGAAGAAGCTGGACCTGCAGCGCGGCGTGGTGCAGAACGAGAAGCGCCAAGGCGAAAACCAGCCGTACGGCGTGGCGTACCAGCTGCTGACCGAGAACACCTATCCGGCCGGCCACCCGTATTCGTGGACCGTGATCGGTTCGATGAAGGACCTGGACGCGGCTTCGATGACCGACGTGCAGGAGTGGTTCAAGACCAACTACGGCCCGAACAACACGACCATCGTGCTGGCCGGCGACATCACGCCGGAAGCGGCGCGTCAGAAGGTTGAGAAATACTTCGGCGACATTCCGGCCGGCCCGCCGCTGGCCAAGCATGAGGCGTGGATCGCCAAGCGCACCGGCACCCACCGCACCATCGTGCAGGACCGCGTGCCTCAGGCGCGCCTGTACCGCGTGTGGAACGTGCCGGGCGCGCACACCGCGACCGAGCCGCTGCTTGACCTTGCGGCGCACATCCTGGGCGGCGGCAAGACCTCGCGCTTCTACAAGCGCCTGGTGTACAAGGACCAGCTGGCCACCGCGGCCATCGCCGAAGACGATTCGTCCGAGATCGCCGGTCAGTTCAGCCTGACCCTGACCGCGCGTCCCGGCGTCGACCTGCACAAGCTGGAAGTGGCGGCCGACGAAGAGCTGCGCAGCCTGATGAAGACCGGCCCGACCGCGGCCGAGCTGGAGCTGGCCAAGACGGCGTCGCTGGCGCGCTACACCCGCATCGTCGAGCGCATCGGCGGCTTCGGCGGCAAGAGCGACCTGCTGGCCTCGTGCCAGACCTACACCGGCAATCCGGATTGCTACAAGGATTACCTGAAGGCGATCAAGGCGGCCACCCCGGCGCAGATCAAGCAGGCGATGAACGAATGGCTCAGCGACGGCGACTTCCTGCTCGAGGTGCAGCCGTTCCCGACCACGCTGGCCACCACCGCCAAGCTGGACCGCAGCAAGGAGCCGGCGATGGGCAAGCCGGAGTCGCTGAACCTGCCGCCGATGCAGAAGGCGACGCTGTCGAACGGCCTGCAAGTGGTGCTGGCCGAGCGTCATACCGCGCCGGTGGTCAACTTCAACATGATGATCGACAGCGGCTACGCGTCCGATTCGGCCGAGCTGCCGGGCGTGGCCAGCCTGTCGATGCGCATGCTGGGCGAAGGAACCCCGACCCGCAGCTCGCTGAAGATCGGCGAAGAGTTCGAGGCGCTGGCAGCGAACTTCTCGTCCACCAGCAACCTCGACGGCGCCGCCGTGCGCATGGACGTGCTGAAGGCGACGATGCCCAAGGCGCTCGACGTGTACGCCGACATCATCCTGCATCCGGCGTTCGCGCAGAACGAGATCGACCGCCTGAAGAAGGACCAGCTCGCGGCGATCCAGCGCGAAAAGGTCAATCCGAACGCGATGGCGCTGCGCGTGATTCCTGGCCTGCTGTATGGCAAGGGCCATGCGTACTCGCTGCCGATGACCGGCACCGGCACCGAAGCGGCGGTTGCGAAGATCAAGCGCGACGACCTGGTGGCGTACCACCACACCTGGTTCAAGCCGAACAACGCGACCCTGCTGGTGGTGGGCGACACCACGATGGCCGAGCTGACTCCGCTGCTGGAGAAGGCGTTTGCCGGCTGGAAGGCGGGCGACGTGCCGAAGAAGAACGTGGTCGAAGTGCAGCAGCCGGCCAAGACCGTGGTGTACCTGATGGACCGCCCGGGCGCGCTGCAGAGCGTGATCTACGGCGTGCAGCTGGCGCCGCCGCGCAACTCGCCGGACGCGGTGCAGCTGGGCGTGGTCAACAACATCTTCGGCGGCAGCTTCAGCTCGCGCATCAACATGAACCTGCGCGAAGACAAGCACTGGTCGTATGGCGTGCGTTCGCAGTTGCCGCCGGCGGTGGGCCAGCGGCTGTTCGTCAGCAGCTCGCCGGTGCAGACCGACAAGACGCGCGAAGCGTTGCATGAACTGGTGTCGGAGTATGGCTACATCGCCGGCGCCAAGCCGATCACCGCGGCCGAGCTGCTCGATGCGCAGACCAACGAGACGCTCGGCTTGCCGGGTTCGTTCGAATCGGCCTCGCAGCTGAGCAATGCGTACTCGACCATCCTGCAGTACAAGCTGCCGGAAAACTACTACAACAACTTCACCGGCACGGTGATGGCGATGACGCCGGAGCAGGCCAACGCGCTGGCGGCTAAGTCGTTCATGCCGGGCAAGCTGGTGTGGGTGGTGGTCGGTGACATGAGCAAGGTCGAGCCGGGCATTCGCGAGCTGAAGCTGGGCGAAGTGCACAAGATCGACGCTGATGGGAACGAAATAAGGTAA